From Medicago truncatula cultivar Jemalong A17 chromosome 7, MtrunA17r5.0-ANR, whole genome shotgun sequence, a single genomic window includes:
- the LOC25497553 gene encoding ubiquitin-like domain-containing CTD phosphatase 1 isoform X2, whose translation MNNEISGMKTEKEEEQVLNNNNLSPTSNKKRKRKLSKQRKKMKKKLATQQNDTSLNSNIISELTNSAQDRPEDLQIPSIGKSIGCLKKKLLVLDVNGLLADIVSHPYPKNIKRDAMIAKKAVYKRPFCSEFLNFCFENFDVAVWSSRIEYSSTSTLFYIMSLNSYLVLNLSAFIFQLLPLFSGTYSVSISQCTVTNISTLEDKRKTVVFKDLRKIWDKYDPNLPWEKGYYNESNTLLLDDSPYKGLLNPPYNSIFPHSFTYRKKKDKSLGVGGELRQYLEKLAKVEDMVKYVEKHPHGQKRISETNESWDFYLKILSLVEPKE comes from the exons ATGAACAACGAGATTTCAGGTATGAAaacagagaaagaagaagaacaagttCTGAATAATAACAATCTTTCTCCAACGAGTAACAAAAAACGAAAGAGAAAACTGAGTAAgcagaggaagaagatgaagaagaaattagcAACACAACAAAATGATACTAGTTTGAACAGTAACATTATTTCTGAGTTAACTAACTCTGCGCAAG ATAGGCCAGAGGATTTGCAAATACCTTCCATTGGAAAATCTATTGGATGTTTGAAGAAGAAGCTTCTTGTTCTTGATGTTAACGGGCTTCTTGCTGACATAGTTTCACATCCTTACCCAAAGAATATAAAAAGAGATGCAATGATAGCCAAGAAAGCAG taTACAAAAGGCCATTTTGTAGTGAGTTTCTGAACTTTTGCTTCGAGAATTTTGATGTGGCTGTGTGGTCTTCAAGAATAGAGTACTCTTCAACTTCAACTTTGTTCTATATAATGTCACTCAACAGCTATCTTGTTCTCAATTTGTCTGCATTTATCTTTCAGTTGCTGCCCCTTTTTTCAGGGACCTATTCTGTG AGCATTTCACAATGTACTGTGACAAATATCAGTACTCTTGAAGACAAGCGCAAGACAGTGGTGTTTAAGGATCTGAGAAAAATTTGGGATAAGTACGATCCGAATCTTCCTTGGGAGAAGGGGTACTACAATGAATCAAATACATTGCTTTTGGATGACTCTCCCTACAAGGGGTTACTTAATCCT CCATACAACTCAATCTTTCCACACTCATTCACTTATCGGAAAAAGAAGGACAAATCACTAG GTGTTGGAGGTGAATTACGACAATATCTAGAAAAGTTGGCAAAAGTTGAAGATATGGTGAAGTATGTAGAGAAGCACCCACATGGTCAAAAGCGTATCAGTGAAACAAATGAATCTTGGGACTTTTACCTCAAGATTCTTTCTTTGGTTGAACCTAAAGAGTGA
- the LOC25497552 gene encoding uncharacterized FCP1 homology domain-containing protein C1271.03c, which produces MVFDEAKLEDTIAQEMITKLSVKDEKKEEEEKVLCISSSVEIPIGCLSKKKLIVLDLNGLVADIVSPPPKNVKSDATIARKAVFKRPFYHEFLNFCFERFDVAVWSSRMKKNVDRVVDYLMGDMKHRLIFCWNLSHCTETTFKTLQNKHKPLVFKDLRKIWNKYDPNLPWEKGYYNESNTLLLDDSPYKALLNPPYNSIFPHTFSYENQNDTSLAAGGDLRRYVEGLANAENMLMYVEQHPFGQERITEKSEAWDFYLNVINSLSTCQPKK; this is translated from the exons atggTTTTTGATGAAGCAAAGTTAGAGGATACTATTGCTCAAGAAATGATAACAAAATTATCAGTTAAGgatgaaaaaaaagaagaggagGAAAAAGTCTTGTGTATTTCTTCTTCAGTGGAAATACCAATTGGATGTTTGAGCAAGAAAAAGCTTATTGTTCTTGATTTAAATGGACTTGTTGCTGACATTGTTTCTCCACCTCCAAAGAATGTTAAATCAGATGCAACCATAGCTAGGAAAGCAG tattCAAGAGGCCATTTTATCATGAATTTCTGAACTTCTGCTTTGAGAGATTTGATGTGGCTGTGTGGTCTTCAAGAATGAA aaaaaatgtTGACAGAGTCGTCGATTATTTGATGGGAGACATGAAGCATAGGCTGATTTTCTGTTGG AACCTGTCACATTGTACTGAAACAACTTTCAAAACTCTTCAAAACAAGCACAAGCCACTAGTTTTTAAGGATTTAAGGAAAATTTGGAACAAGTATGATCCTAATCTTCCTTGGGAGAAGGGATATTACAATGAGTCAAACACATTGCTGTTGGATGATTCTCCCTACAAGGCACTGCTTAATCCT CCATACAACTCAATCTTTCCTCATACATTCAGTTATGAGAATCAGAATGACACTTCACTAG ctGCTGGAGGCGATCTTCGACGATATGTGGAAGGATTGGCAAATGCTGAAAATATGTTGATGTATGTAGAACAACATCCATTTGGTCAAGAACGTATCACTGAAAAAAGTGAAGCTTGGGATTTCTACCTCAATGTGATCAATAGTCTTTCTACTTGTCAACCTAAGAAGTGA
- the LOC25497553 gene encoding ubiquitin-like domain-containing CTD phosphatase 1 isoform X1 gives MNNEISGMKTEKEEEQVLNNNNLSPTSNKKRKRKLSKQRKKMKKKLATQQNDTSLNSNIISELTNSAQEDRPEDLQIPSIGKSIGCLKKKLLVLDVNGLLADIVSHPYPKNIKRDAMIAKKAVYKRPFCSEFLNFCFENFDVAVWSSRIEYSSTSTLFYIMSLNSYLVLNLSAFIFQLLPLFSGTYSVSISQCTVTNISTLEDKRKTVVFKDLRKIWDKYDPNLPWEKGYYNESNTLLLDDSPYKGLLNPPYNSIFPHSFTYRKKKDKSLGVGGELRQYLEKLAKVEDMVKYVEKHPHGQKRISETNESWDFYLKILSLVEPKE, from the exons ATGAACAACGAGATTTCAGGTATGAAaacagagaaagaagaagaacaagttCTGAATAATAACAATCTTTCTCCAACGAGTAACAAAAAACGAAAGAGAAAACTGAGTAAgcagaggaagaagatgaagaagaaattagcAACACAACAAAATGATACTAGTTTGAACAGTAACATTATTTCTGAGTTAACTAACTCTGCGCAAG AAGATAGGCCAGAGGATTTGCAAATACCTTCCATTGGAAAATCTATTGGATGTTTGAAGAAGAAGCTTCTTGTTCTTGATGTTAACGGGCTTCTTGCTGACATAGTTTCACATCCTTACCCAAAGAATATAAAAAGAGATGCAATGATAGCCAAGAAAGCAG taTACAAAAGGCCATTTTGTAGTGAGTTTCTGAACTTTTGCTTCGAGAATTTTGATGTGGCTGTGTGGTCTTCAAGAATAGAGTACTCTTCAACTTCAACTTTGTTCTATATAATGTCACTCAACAGCTATCTTGTTCTCAATTTGTCTGCATTTATCTTTCAGTTGCTGCCCCTTTTTTCAGGGACCTATTCTGTG AGCATTTCACAATGTACTGTGACAAATATCAGTACTCTTGAAGACAAGCGCAAGACAGTGGTGTTTAAGGATCTGAGAAAAATTTGGGATAAGTACGATCCGAATCTTCCTTGGGAGAAGGGGTACTACAATGAATCAAATACATTGCTTTTGGATGACTCTCCCTACAAGGGGTTACTTAATCCT CCATACAACTCAATCTTTCCACACTCATTCACTTATCGGAAAAAGAAGGACAAATCACTAG GTGTTGGAGGTGAATTACGACAATATCTAGAAAAGTTGGCAAAAGTTGAAGATATGGTGAAGTATGTAGAGAAGCACCCACATGGTCAAAAGCGTATCAGTGAAACAAATGAATCTTGGGACTTTTACCTCAAGATTCTTTCTTTGGTTGAACCTAAAGAGTGA
- the LOC25497553 gene encoding ubiquitin-like domain-containing CTD phosphatase 1 isoform X3 → MNNEISGMKTEKEEEQVLNNNNLSPTSNKKRKRKLSKQRKKMKKKLATQQNDTSLNSNIISELTNSAQEDRPEDLQIPSIGKSIGCLKKKLLVLDVNGLLADIVSHPYPKNIKRDAMIAKKAVYKRPFCSEFLNFCFENFDVAVWSSRIEKNVNRFLNYLMGDLKERLIFCWSISQCTVTNISTLEDKRKTVVFKDLRKIWDKYDPNLPWEKGYYNESNTLLLDDSPYKGLLNPPYNSIFPHSFTYRKKKDKSLGVGGELRQYLEKLAKVEDMVKYVEKHPHGQKRISETNESWDFYLKILSLVEPKE, encoded by the exons ATGAACAACGAGATTTCAGGTATGAAaacagagaaagaagaagaacaagttCTGAATAATAACAATCTTTCTCCAACGAGTAACAAAAAACGAAAGAGAAAACTGAGTAAgcagaggaagaagatgaagaagaaattagcAACACAACAAAATGATACTAGTTTGAACAGTAACATTATTTCTGAGTTAACTAACTCTGCGCAAG AAGATAGGCCAGAGGATTTGCAAATACCTTCCATTGGAAAATCTATTGGATGTTTGAAGAAGAAGCTTCTTGTTCTTGATGTTAACGGGCTTCTTGCTGACATAGTTTCACATCCTTACCCAAAGAATATAAAAAGAGATGCAATGATAGCCAAGAAAGCAG taTACAAAAGGCCATTTTGTAGTGAGTTTCTGAACTTTTGCTTCGAGAATTTTGATGTGGCTGTGTGGTCTTCAAGAATAGA gAAAAATGTCAACcgttttcttaattatttgatgGGTGACTTGAAAGAGAGGTTGATTTTCTGTTGG AGCATTTCACAATGTACTGTGACAAATATCAGTACTCTTGAAGACAAGCGCAAGACAGTGGTGTTTAAGGATCTGAGAAAAATTTGGGATAAGTACGATCCGAATCTTCCTTGGGAGAAGGGGTACTACAATGAATCAAATACATTGCTTTTGGATGACTCTCCCTACAAGGGGTTACTTAATCCT CCATACAACTCAATCTTTCCACACTCATTCACTTATCGGAAAAAGAAGGACAAATCACTAG GTGTTGGAGGTGAATTACGACAATATCTAGAAAAGTTGGCAAAAGTTGAAGATATGGTGAAGTATGTAGAGAAGCACCCACATGGTCAAAAGCGTATCAGTGAAACAAATGAATCTTGGGACTTTTACCTCAAGATTCTTTCTTTGGTTGAACCTAAAGAGTGA
- the LOC25497551 gene encoding uncharacterized FCP1 homology domain-containing protein C1271.03c, whose translation MVFGEDTIAEEIITKLSVTDEKEEENNLCISSIEILSIGFLKKKKLIVLDLNGLLADIVFPPPRHVKPDAFIARKALFERPFYYEFLNFCFERFEVAVWSSRLKKNVDSVIDYLMGDMKQRLIFCWDMSHCTETAFKTLENKRKPLVFKDLRKIWDKYDPNLPWERGYYNESNTLLLDDSPYKALLNPPYNSIFPHTFSYESQNDNSLAADGDLRQYLDGLANAENMSKYVEQHPFGQERIAETNESWDFYLNVINSLSVCQPEK comes from the exons ATGGTTTTTGGTGAAGATACTATTGCTGaagaaattataacaaaattatcGGTTACTGATgaaaaagaagaggaaaataATTTGTGTATTTCATCAATTGAAATATTATCAATTggatttttgaagaagaagaagcttaTTGTTCTTGATTTAAATGGACTTCTTGCTGATATTGTTTTTCCACCTCCAAGGCATGTTAAACCAGATGCATTCATAGCCAGAAAAGCAT TATTCGAGAGGCCTTTTTATTACGAGTTTCTGAACTTCTGCTTTGAGAGATTTGAAGTGGCTGTGTGGTCTTCAAGATTGAA gaaaaatgtTGACAGTGTCATTGATTATTTGATGGGAGACATGAAACAAAGGTTGATTTTCTGTTGG GATATGTCTCATTGTACTGAAACAGCTTTCAAAACTCTTGAGAACAAGCGCAAGCCACTAGTTTTTAAGGATTTAAGGAAAATTTGGGACAAGTATGATCCGAATCTTCCTTGGGAGAGGGGATATTACAATGAGTCGAACACATTATTGCTGGATGATTCTCCTTACAAGGCGCTGCTTAATCCA CCATACAACTCAATCTTTCCGCATACATTCAGTTATGAGAGTCAGAATGACAATTCATTAG CTGCTGATGGCGATTTACGACAATATCTTGATGGACTGGCAAATGCTGAAAATATGTCGAAGTATGTAGAACAACATCCATTTGGTCAAGAACGTATCGCTGAAACAAATGAATCTTGGGACTTCTACCTCAATGTTATCAATAGTCTTTCTGTTTGTCAACCTGAAAAGTAA